The Dasypus novemcinctus isolate mDasNov1 chromosome 20, mDasNov1.1.hap2, whole genome shotgun sequence genome segment AAAGCTTTGGAATAGGAGATTAATATGATTAGAATTTTGATTTGGGATAATTCATCTAGCAGTGCTGTGGGatggattatttttttaagaagagaCTGGAGGAGAGAAGACTAGAAAATGATAAATCCTGGGAGCTAAGATTAGATGCCTTTGGATTGATTAGAGGGATAAGTGGCACCTGGAAACCCAGTTTAGGCAGGAAAATCAACATTTCtcacactttttctttctttgccctGAGGATTTACTTTCTACATAGTTTTCAGATTCTAAATGAATTCTACCTAAACTTAACCAGCTAAACAAAAGTTGTTCTATGTAAAGTCTATGCAATCAAAGACTAGAATTAACACAGTCTTAGAGCAGCCactaagttttttttgtttgcttcaaAATGCCATTTACATTGTTATGTGAAAGAGGCAATTTTGGCTAGCTTTACCTAACAGTGTTCAAAACCCATATTCCCTGGTTTCAgggttttgggtttgttttcctGCTTGTCACCGTACTAGGACACACTTTCCCCAGTGTAGCATGAAGCTAGGAAGGAGATTTACATTTCTATGATCTAAACAGACCTACATTAAACTAGTAATGGAAATGTTGCTGTTGCTGGCCCACCCTAGCACAGCGATTGATCATCAGGGCTGTGACACCTGACTGAGTAGAGCTTGGAATCTAGTGGGGCCCACTACCAGGGTAGCTCCAAAACCCCATCAACCAACCAATTTCCCAAAGCACAACAACAAATTGTGGTATTGAGTAACACTTATCTATTGCCCAGGGTGAGGATTATCTAATTTAGGTAGGTTTTCCTGGAGGGCTTTGTTACTGTGCCACAAAACCAGTACTGAGCTAGTTTCAGAGTTTATTAGGTTCCACTTGCTCAAGGAGCACCTGTCACAAAATGTTCAGCACACTGTGTAGATTCTCGAGATTCAGTTTAATTCCAAtaacctttaaaatatatattgctgGATGTGGAAACCTTTCTCCCCCACTAGGGTGCTTAacctttttaaagataattttctcAAAGTCACTTTAGCTAGAGAAAAGAGGACTCAGATCTCACTTCACCCCTTCTACCTACTTTCCTTTCTTAACacgaaaaaaaaattcaactcttTATGGATTTCAAACATCTAAAACTTGACGTCAGTATTGTTTTCTCTAATAGCAGTTTTACACGAATGATTTTGGCACATTCTGGGCCTTCACAATTACTTCACTTatccattcaataaatagtgGGCACACACTgttctgaactttttttttttttaaggattttttaaaaaaattaatttctttcccccccactctgttatctgctctctgtgtccattcgctgtacgttcttctgtgtctgcttggattcttgtcagtggcaacggaaatctgtgtctctctttgttgtgtcacctcgccacttcagctctccatgtgtgcagtgccacacatgggcaggctgcgctttctttgtgcagggcagctctccttacggggcgcactccttgtgtgtggggctcccctacgcaggggacacctgtgcatggcagggtgctccttgcgcgcatcagcactatgagtgggccagctcaccatatgggccaggaggcccttggtttagaccctggacctcctatatggtaggcggacactctatccgtcgagccaaatccatttccttgAACTTATTTTAGAGCCTACTTTTTATCCTCACTGGTGCCATTTGCTCTTGCaaagcatttaaaataatgataataataattggtttaaggaaagggagaaggcCAGACCAAGTGATTTAGAGCCAAGAACTACATTGTTAGACAatcagaaaagttaaaaaaaaaaaaaaaaaagactatattttTGATCAGTTGAATAGAAACCAATGTCAATGTGTGggaaatttttcttaaaactttttcatgtattattttgaTCGATTTCTCTGTGACATCTGGTgcaataaatctttttaatttatcgtgaacattttaaaaagtcaaagatgaaaaataggaaaaattaggaaaaatagaAGAGGCCACCGTGGTCTAATGTAGGCTGCAAGGTACAGACAGCTGCCTTATGTGGCAGTTGAACACTGAGGTGTGCCTAGTGCAATTGAAGCCtaaattcttatttttccttagtTGTAATTGATTTAAAATGTAAGACTGAAGCAATGTAAAATGTTTTCCTGTTGAACACAACTTTGTTGTGTGGCAGGAGTACATTTCACTCTGTAGAAAATTTAGGGTCTAAAATTGAGATGTGTTGCAAGTGTAAAATACTGAATTTCGAAGACAGTACAAAACaagaatgtaaatatttttatattgattgcatgctgaaattataatattgtgggtatattgggttaaataaaatttattgttaaatttaatttctcttggctcttcttaaaattttaatatggcTCCtaggaaatgaaatatatatgtgaCTTTCATTGTATTTCTATTGGGCTGCACTGTTGTACTGAGAgccttttttctttggttgctgaATTCGGTTGCTGTGGTAACTAAAAGGGGCCTTGGGCCTCCGTGTTTCTTGGAACACCAGGgtgagatgggggaggggaggtgtgACCTGAGGGAAAGTTCTCTTGGATGTCACGTATCACTCTCCTCAATTGTCTCAGTTAGTGATCAGGCTTAGAAAATCTCTTCatttaaagaaatttccaaaataacgTAGTTTGTTTCAGGCCAAGTAGTATGAGTTTGAATTCCAGGTCCTGTACCAAAACCTTAACGAAAGATGCACTTCCTCCAGCTCactatctcaaaaattttaatcCAGGCTGTGAGTCTTGTCTTTCCAGTCCCAGTTCTGCAGGGGTTCTAAACTGCAAATAAATGGGCTTTAGGAATTTGACGATTGTATCTTCCCTGGGGCAAAGCCTTGATTATCTCTTATTTACCCAACTCCTTTAACTACAAGCTAAAgcatttttgctttgtttattcTAATACTGGAGCCACTTGTCTCTCCCCTCATTATCCATCCACCTTCTTCTgatctcctctttccttttttctttcctacttcTCTCTCAATTTTGTAGTACAGCCTAGTAATCAGTATTTAACGCATACCTTTCTTTCAAAAAGTTCACAGTTCTTAACTAATAAGGTACTGACAATGCAGTTGTGTGAGAACTTGAAGGAGAAAGGTAAACACTGTAAACTGTGAGGGCCGGAACTTTTTCTTGTCTCATTGAGGGATGCATCCCCAACTTTTTGGAGAATACCTGATAGTATGTGCTTGGCACACATCTGTTTAATTGAAGTTGATCTGTTTAATTTGAATCTGATTATGCTAATCAGAGGACTACGGAATCAAATCCAGGTCACATTCTTCTTCATATTCTCTCTGActgcccttccctcctccttcgAGACTGTAGACCCAGTTTACAATCAAAAGCAGCTGATAAACTCTTAGGCTTATTCTTTTTGCTTACCCTCCTCCAAACAACTCTACCTCCCTGATAGTAGCACCCATTCGACTTCCCTTATGTAAATAGCAATTATTCTTATCTCTCTATAAAATTGATTCAATCTTAAACTGAAGGAAGGaccaaaataaagaaatgtatttGCCCTCCCTCCAGGCTTTCTGTAGCATTTTGTCTGTGAAACTAAGAAGCCATAGCTGCTGTTAGAAGGGGGAAGGAGTAAAgatgagctaaaaaaaaaaaagggggggggcaggcaggaagtggttttaaaagaaaagaggtaGGGAGTTACTgcctgtgggggcggggggcagggcggggagggaCCTAGGGAGTTGTGATAGCTGAGGTCATAGAATTCCGAGAGGTCACGAGATTATTTGGGGGTGGAGAGTAGGGGGTTGTTCGGAATACTGGAGGGGGCTTGGCTCCACCCCTTGCAGAGATATATTATAAATAGATGGGCTGACTATCTTCCTGCTAGTGATGCTGCTAAAGATGAGGAGTTAAGATTGTTGAGTGTTACTGAGGAATAAAAGAGCTTCCTACCGAGAAGGACATTTGAAGGTTTTGTTGCCTGAAAGGGGTATTTCTGGAATACCACTCCTAGATCTTCATTGAAGATTCGAAAGAAATAAATTAGGACCATGGGGACAGAAAAGGTAAGGAATGATGCTACTTATTTTTCCCTATTTGGGGGACACTCAAAAGGCAAACCTTTACCGTAATAGGCGTAGTCTTTTGTCTTCTAACGCCTAGCCAtattttaaggtctttttcttaCCAGCTTGCGATGCTACGGTTTCACCCGTTCCCTTTGATCGCAATAGTCTCTAAAGGATTTATTCCAGGGCCATTTCACCTTCCTATCGTAGGAGAAAATCTCCTGGAGAAGTTGTGTTTCATTCCCTGGTTTATGTTACGTAATTAAACGCTATGGAGGATGAGATGGTTGAGAGGTCAGAGAATCAGGGCTGCTTAGTTGTGTTGCTGTAAGTGTGGCTCTCAGGACTGGCATGAGGATTTTTTTAGAAGCATTAGACTTTGGATGGACTTGGAATTTACTTGGGGTATGACATTTGTAATCTATGGGATTCCCTAGATTCTGAGGAGAAAGAATTTAACACTATCCTTCCTATTGGGTTGATTGTGACTGCAGGATTTGTTGCTGGGTACTGTCTATGGTGTTTGGGGGAAGAAAGGCATTTtcactgaaatagaaaaataagaaaagagatggaaaaacgggagggaaaggaaaaattcCTGGAGGAGAGTGAATGATATGGGGTTACTTAAGGAAAAAGGATTAGAGCTATGCATCCACAGGGGCCTTGGCTACTTCTACTTCAATTAGAGGGCTAAAATTGGGAGGCCCCACTCAAGGTCAGTTTGCAAAGCTGAAGTTCCAGGCTGCTACTCTACCTGATGAATCCCAGGGAGGGGTTAAGATGATGTTGAAGGGGTTTGGGGCAAAAAGGGTGGCCTCAGGCAGAAAAATTGAGCTACCCTGAGGTTAGATATCCAGGATGACACCCACTTGAATTGTTCCCTGCTAGTTGAGAGGATTCCCATTGACTGCCCCCAATAGCCTCCAAGGGTGTTGTTGGGTTGGGAGTGAGCCTGTGATccccctgctgggtgggggagaACAGTACATTCAGTGTATTTAGGGGAAGAATTTCAAATGGATAAATAGATAGTCAGTTTGCATAGCTCAGAGAGATGAGAGACCCAAAAAACAGCCTAGCATCTTTAACTTAGCAACCAATTCTCCAGGCTTCCCTGGAGTTGGGGTACCGTTGAGTCTACACCAGTGTATGACCAGTTCTTAGGAGTTCCAAGGTTGTcctactgctctcagttctttttctattccagaatgcatttctgtccttttcttttttatctagGTGATCTATGCAAATGCTTCCAAACTGATCGACCCGGTTCCTTTTAACTTTCTCCCCAAATTTTCCTGCCACTTTTCCCAAATGAACTCTACTCTATCCAATTTAACTCTACTCTACGTGTGTTTCTGTACATCTCTAGATAAGTTCTTACCTGCACATTTGTATTCCCATTTATTAACTAAATCTCGTTAGGTTTTTGTCCTTTTCATACCATTCATAGGCCAAGCTCTCCTAATACATCTCCTGAATTAACGAGACAATCACCAGGTTTTAAGGACTGTCTCCCCCTACCTCCACCCCCCAGGTTACCGCACCTCTGATCTTCTCCATCACCGTTGCCACAATCGGCTCTTTCCAGTTTGGCTACAACACTGGAGTCATCAATGCTCCTGAGACGGTGAGTGCCAGGCAACTAACTAGAATTTGGAGCGAGGAAATTAGTCTTAAGTGGGGTTTCAGGAATTCAGGATATAAGGCAGTCTAATGTGGCtcaaattgaagaggaagaatgTACTTGGGGAGTTTTGTTGAGTCATTTAACCAAAGCAAAAACTCGTTTGTTCCCTAAACCATAAACTTAGCTACAACTATGGCTCTTTTATTAACTCCTTAAGAAACAGTTacatatatatcttaaaaaacaagaatatacaatttacaaaaatgatgggggtgggggggtgaggagtgggttatatgggaacctccgttttttaatgtaacgttctttgtgatctattataaattttttttaagtgtaaaagTTACTAAGAAGGGAGGGCAGGGATGTTTTTAGTGGAGGATGGGGTAGTCTGAACATCAGTACTGCCACCTATTGGGATTTTTCAGGACACAGAAAACCCTGTTCTTTTCAGAACTTACAAGCACTaactccattttattttctgtttcgcACCCCTGTCAATATTTCCTTGATTCTGTCTATAATAAAGTAATAGAAACCCTGTTATCTTAGGGAGGATCTTAGGGAGGGGGAGATCCCCGTATTTATTATCCCTTTTGTTCTCATCCAACTCTTGTCTGTTCTACCTACTTACCGTTTTATTGGGCAGATCATAAAGGACTTTCTCAATTATACTTTGGAAGAGAAGCTGGAAAGCCGTCCCTCTGAGGTGCTGCTCACATCCCTCTGGTCCTTAGCTGTGGCCATCTTCTCCGTCGGTGGAATGATTGGCTCCTTTTCTGTTGGAATCTTCGTCAACCGCTTTGGCAGGTATTGACCACAAACTGGGTGAAGCAGACTGTACTAGTTGGACTGAGGGTTAAGTATTGAAAATTAGGGCAGATGGGGTAAAGATAGATTCAAATGAGATCAGCCCAGATTCTAATGAAGGGGAACTGGCACTAAGTGTGGCTCCCCCTGCTTGGAGTTCTCAACCCTGCATAGCCTTTCGGGAGATGGGCCACGTAAACAGCTCCAGTTCACCTGGGGCTAGTTTAGCACTATTCTTTAGTAAGGTCTGTTATGGAGTTTCTTAGAACCATACTTCATTTATAGAGTCAGTTGTTGGTTTTCTGAAGAAATCTGGGGTTTCATgcaagtattttcattatttgcacagCAGGATttataggaaatattttaatatccttGGTTTGTAGCAAGTATGGATTATGGCCAAATAACTGACCTGAAATTTTTCTCTccaaggaaagaaaagggaatcTTGGGAATCTTTTTCACACAAAAGTAGCTTAATAAAATGGCTTGCACAGGGTAGAATACTTCAGTAATGACTGGTGAAGGAACCATTTATGGTTTGCTAATAGATAAGCTAATGTAAGCTCTCCTGGGGGAGTTTTTAAAAGTCCCCCCAAATAAAAGTCCCAGTTTCAGGCCACACCCCAAGCCAGTTAATCAGCATGAATGGGACGGGCCCAtgcatcagtatttttttttctttctttatattatctttttttttttaaagatatatatcacacaaaatgttagaataaaaaatatgaggttccatgcAATCAATATTTTAATGGCTGTTAATACTAATCGTTAATAACAAAACGACAGTATGAAGAAAGACAACTGAAAAAACTGACTACTATTGAGAtgtggagtggggtgggagaatttgcctttctaacaTTTCTGGTCAAAGCCTCTAGTTTGTGGACTACTCTTAAAACAGCTAGCCTTAGTGCTTTACTTGAAATCCTAGTTCATGGCTAGGATGTAGAGAAGAGAATCTTAATCAGTTCTTTAGGTGAGTTTTATGCATATGCAGGTGTAAGAACCATTGGTACTAATTCCAACTAAAAATGTTCTGCTAATAGGACGTTGAAAATAAGGATGAGACCAAAAGAGGAAAGATAGCCTTaagaagaggagagagttggGCTTCTCGTTAACCTCACCTGTCTTTGATCACCTTTACAGGCGCAATTCAATGCTTATTGTCAACCTACTGGCAATCGGTGGTGGCTGCCTTATGGGTTTCTCTAAAATAGCCGAGTCGGTTGAAATGTTGATCGCTGGCCGCTTGGTTATTGGCGTCTTCTGTGGACTCTGCACTGGTTTCGTGCCCATGTACATTGGAGAGGTATCTCCTACTGCCCTACGGGGTGCCTTCGGTACTCTCAACCAGCTGGGCATCGTCATCGGGATTCTGGTGGCCCAGGTACTCTAGTACTTGTCATACTTTTAATTAGTGTGTAGGTTTCATGACACATTAAATAAGTTGGCATAGGTAAAGCactcagtgtctggcacatagaatTTTGGGATTATTACTGTAGCTCACATTCAGTAGCTAAGAAAAATGGGCAaggtagagaagaaaaataatgtttatctTTCTGTGACAAGAGtggctgattaaaaaaaaacaaacttgtggCCTATAAAGTATGGGTTTATAATAAACACCATTACCTTTTCTGATTTCTAGATCTTTGGTCTGGAAGTCATCTTGGGATCTGAAGAGCTGTGGCCTGTGCTATTAGGCTTCACCATCATCCCAGCTGTCTTGCAGAGTGTAGCCCTTCCGTTTTGCCCTGAAAGTCCTAGATTTTTGCTCATCAacagaaaggaagaggagaatgCCAAGCAGGGTGAGTTTTCTCCATGCCTTTATGAAACAGGAATTTTAGATTTGTGGTTTGCTttaatcaattgtaataaatgtagcACAGTAAggaaaggtgttaataatgggagggAGAGgtaatatgggaattctgtattttctatatgatttttctgtaaacctacaacttctaattttaaaaaaatttaaaaaataagtggagCTAGGAACCTTTACTCTTCACAGTaccttggctatttggggaccagCTGGCCTGCATCTCATTGGCCACCCTATCTGGCTGTGTATTGACCCTTGAGGTTTTTGGAATGCCCCAGGTTACACAGCAGCATGTAAAAGTGGACTTTGAACACCACCATTTATAGCCTAATTCAGAACTACTTGTCTGCAACTCATCACCTAACAATCTGCTGTCAGTCCCTCTGGCTCCTGACTTTGCATACTGCTTCATTCCTCAGTTAGAAATGGCCTCTCATTGCTTTTGAGACCTGCTTCTGGGGTTTTCTTTACATAATTATTAATACACaactacaaatatttttattttaaaaataaggtgagAAGGCGAGTTAAGTCATGGAAGCTGATTAGCCAAATCTAGCCATATCCAGGACTCTTGTCTAATTTCATCTTGTGTTGCCTCTTCCCAGCAGTTTTACTGGAAAAATGAATTTGGGGCAGCACATTTAAATTACCTTTATCCTTCTTGGTTCCTCTCACCAGTCCTCCAGCGGCTATGGGGCGTTCAGGATGTGAGCCAGGACATCCACGAGATGAAAGAGGAGAGTGCTAGGAtggcacaagaaaagaaagtcaaTGTGCTGGAACTCTTTAGAGCACCCAACTACCGACAGCCCATCATCATTTCCATTGTACTCCAACTCTCTCAGCAGCTCTCTGGAATCAATGCTGTGAGTATCTACTTTTGTATATCAAAGTTGGCTCAAgatattttcacttaaaataccCAATTAAACATCACGTTTAGTTTTCACGCTCCTAGGCAATTTAATATATATGTCCCCCACAGTGTCTGCCATGTGGCAGCCTCAGAAAGTGTTGATTATCTaagttttgttattgttttctttttttaaagttttatctaGGACATGTTTTGTGTGGAAAATGGGAAAACAGATCAAATGAAAGCTTGGTCACCCACAGTCttaactagttttttt includes the following:
- the LOC101411279 gene encoding solute carrier family 2, facilitated glucose transporter member 3 isoform X2 codes for the protein MGTEKVTAPLIFSITVATIGSFQFGYNTGVINAPETIIKDFLNYTLEEKLESRPSEVLLTSLWSLAVAIFSVGGMIGSFSVGIFVNRFGRRNSMLIVNLLAIGGGCLMGFSKIAESVEMLIAGRLVIGVFCGLCTGFVPMYIGEVSPTALRGAFGTLNQLGIVIGILVAQIFGLEVILGSEELWPVLLGFTIIPAVLQSVALPFCPESPRFLLINRKEEENAKQVLQRLWGVQDVSQDIHEMKEESARMAQEKKVNVLELFRAPNYRQPIIISIVLQLSQQLSGINAVFYYSTGIFKDAGVQEPIYATIGAGVVNTVFTVVSLFLVEKAGRRTLHMLGLGGMAVCCVFMTVSLLLKDEYSWMTFVCIGAIMVYVAFFEIGPGPIPWFIVAELFSQGPRPAAMAVAGCSNWTSNFLVGLLFPSAAAYLGAYVFIIFAAFLVIFLVFTFFKVPETRGRTFEDITRVFEGQVQEANRAGKGPIVEMNSIQPVKETATTNV
- the LOC101411279 gene encoding solute carrier family 2, facilitated glucose transporter member 3 isoform X1, which gives rise to MESNKQDVTAPLIFSITVATIGSFQFGYNTGVINAPETIIKDFLNYTLEEKLESRPSEVLLTSLWSLAVAIFSVGGMIGSFSVGIFVNRFGRRNSMLIVNLLAIGGGCLMGFSKIAESVEMLIAGRLVIGVFCGLCTGFVPMYIGEVSPTALRGAFGTLNQLGIVIGILVAQIFGLEVILGSEELWPVLLGFTIIPAVLQSVALPFCPESPRFLLINRKEEENAKQVLQRLWGVQDVSQDIHEMKEESARMAQEKKVNVLELFRAPNYRQPIIISIVLQLSQQLSGINAVFYYSTGIFKDAGVQEPIYATIGAGVVNTVFTVVSLFLVEKAGRRTLHMLGLGGMAVCCVFMTVSLLLKDEYSWMTFVCIGAIMVYVAFFEIGPGPIPWFIVAELFSQGPRPAAMAVAGCSNWTSNFLVGLLFPSAAAYLGAYVFIIFAAFLVIFLVFTFFKVPETRGRTFEDITRVFEGQVQEANRAGKGPIVEMNSIQPVKETATTNV